In one window of Dyella thiooxydans DNA:
- a CDS encoding efflux RND transporter periplasmic adaptor subunit, with translation MNPSSLRAPLLCLGLLALAACGGKDRNAQPAPPPPKVGVVTVAPTNQPLTKDLVGRLSPYRSADVRARVAGVLVKRVYAEGSDVKKGQLLFQIDPAPLKAALDASLANLAQARASYTNAKVAAERVRELAPKGYVSKSDLDNALAAERTAAASVQQAQANVQTARINLGYASVRSPIDGRAGKQQVTEGALVGQGDATLLTTVDQIDPLYVNFSLSTAELDQMRRSQADGSVTLAATDKATVEVALPDGSRYDHPGTVDFSDTTVNPATGSVDLRATVPNPGHVLLPGMYVTLKARLGEQHKVFLVPQPALQRDTVGAYVMVVGKDGKVARKDVTADQASGSHWVVTDGLAANDKVIVSGLQKVKDGAPATAEPWTPGPSGSASAAGQSAARGK, from the coding sequence ATGAACCCCTCTTCACTGCGCGCCCCCCTGTTGTGCCTGGGCCTGCTGGCGTTGGCTGCATGCGGAGGCAAGGACAGGAATGCCCAGCCGGCACCGCCGCCGCCCAAGGTTGGCGTCGTGACCGTCGCGCCGACGAACCAGCCTTTGACCAAGGACCTGGTCGGCCGCCTGTCGCCCTATCGCAGCGCCGATGTGCGCGCGCGGGTCGCGGGCGTTCTGGTCAAGCGCGTCTATGCGGAAGGTTCCGACGTGAAGAAGGGCCAGCTGCTGTTCCAGATCGATCCTGCGCCGCTCAAGGCGGCGCTCGATGCCAGCCTGGCGAACCTGGCCCAGGCACGCGCCTCCTACACCAATGCCAAGGTGGCCGCCGAGCGCGTGCGCGAACTGGCACCCAAAGGCTACGTGTCCAAGTCCGACCTGGACAACGCACTGGCCGCCGAGCGCACCGCTGCAGCCAGCGTGCAGCAGGCCCAGGCGAACGTGCAGACCGCCCGCATCAACCTGGGCTATGCCAGTGTCCGGTCGCCGATCGACGGTCGTGCCGGCAAGCAGCAGGTGACCGAGGGTGCCCTGGTCGGCCAGGGCGACGCGACCCTGCTGACCACGGTGGACCAGATCGATCCGCTGTACGTGAACTTCAGCCTCAGCACCGCGGAGCTCGACCAGATGCGCCGCTCCCAGGCCGATGGCAGCGTCACCCTCGCCGCCACCGACAAGGCCACCGTCGAGGTCGCGCTGCCCGACGGCAGCCGCTACGACCATCCCGGCACGGTGGACTTTTCCGACACCACGGTGAACCCGGCCACCGGCTCGGTCGACCTGCGTGCGACGGTGCCCAACCCCGGCCACGTGCTGCTGCCGGGGATGTACGTGACCCTGAAGGCACGCCTGGGCGAGCAGCACAAGGTGTTCCTCGTGCCACAGCCCGCCCTGCAGCGCGACACCGTCGGTGCCTACGTGATGGTGGTCGGCAAGGACGGCAAGGTGGCGCGCAAGGACGTCACCGCCGACCAGGCCAGCGGCAGCCACTGGGTGGTAACCGACGGGCTGGCGGCCAATGACAAGGTCATCGTTTCCGGCCTGCAGAAGGTCAAGGACGGCGCCCCCGCGACGGCCGAGCCCTGGACGCCCGGACCATCCGGCTCCGCGTCCGCCGCGGGCCAGTCGGCGGCGCGCGGCAAGTAA